The DNA region CTGCTTAGAAGAAACAAAAGCTATTGAATTACATCAACTTATTACAGAGATGCGCCCTTTAGGTTTTACAAATAGTAAGCAACTCTCAAACTATATTGTAAGACATCAACTTGGTTATAGGTATCCAAATATCTCAGGTATTGTAATTATGGAAGATGGAGGTGAGGAATGGGAATTTCCTGGCGGATTTCCTACAAAGATTTACACAATTATTTGTAGGGAACTCAATTTAGATAACCAGAGGACGAGTGCTAGAGTAAAAAATTTTGAATCATTTCACGAAATCTATTTAAGAAATCAAGAGTAACGAAAAACTTAATCGACATCAGATAGGACTAGACAGAAATAAGTAAATCCTTTTTTTAAAACAAACTTACAGGAAACTATAGTGTATTTGAAAGGCAAGTATTGTCAACTTAGTCTTTTTATCACCAACTCAGACTTGCGCTTGTGTTTATTCTCAATCATATTTGCTATTAAGCGATCGTACTAACTTTTAATCATCTCTAAAATCGGGCAATCGCCCGATTTTAAAGCTAGCTTTTTCGCATTGCTCCCATTACAAACACCAGCATATTTTGATTTTGAGTACTTAAGTAATCTAAAAACACTGTGACCTAGATCTAGTTTCTATTCTCAAAAAACTAAGATTCCAAATAAATTTTTCTCATCCATCCCATGAGATTTTCAATCAGATTTGGTGAACTCGGTGAAAACTGCTTTAGTTTACTAGCAGGTTGGTCTGTGATAACGCAAATTGCACCTTCAAAGGTATTCAAAGGATCTAGTATACTTTGTCTAAATCCTGTCCATTCTGTTTCTGACGCAGTTGAATCGTAAAATACCAAGACCATTAGTTTTTCAGTATTGCGTTGTAGCGAATGCCAATAAGACTTAAGCAATAGCATAGTTTCAAGTTCACCATTATCTCTTTCAGAACAACCATACTTAAGCATTTGGTCATAAATCTCAACAGCAGGATTATCGCGATCGCTTATCTGACTTTGATTAATGCAAATTATTTGAATGTGGTTATTAAGAACGCCATCTTTATTAATTGAACTTTTAAGTTGAAGAGGCAGGTTCTCTAAATTTAAATTTAATGTATATAAGTTAGCACCAATACCAGTAAAGTCAGACATTTCTGGATGAATTACAGTAGTAGTGTTGTGCCAAGCCCGATGAAATTCAGGATATGACATATTTTGAGCGCAGTGCCACAGTATTTCATCTAAATAATACTCCTCTTTGACTATTAAATAATTTTTTATTGTACTGACAATATAAAAAGTACGATTTGGTTTAATGTTTTTAATCAGAGCTTTTTTTATATTAAATTCTACACTGCCATTACTTTCAACAATTTGTTTTAGCAAATAGTCTACAACTTTTAGACTACCGTAACCAATTTTCTCCAAACTATTTATAACGCGACTTCTAATATTTCTTTCTTTGTTATTGCTTAAAACTTTAATTAAAATGTCGATTGCCAATGAGTTATCTAAAGATATTTTTCCTAAAGTTTGAGCAATTATACAGCAAATTTCTGGTTGTTCAATATTTTCTAATAAATTAGTTAAAATAGTAATTACTTCAGCGTTACCAGTTTTGTTTCCAACACCTTCTAAAAGCCAAAGAATAGTTTTAAGTTTATGTTTATACAAATTAATCTCAAGGCTGTTTTTGTTTTGGTAAGTTTGCAATATTTGAATTAGCGACTCAATTGTTTTGGGATTTTGAATAAATATTTTATATATCCTGTTTTTTTCAATATCAGTACTAAAGTCTTCTTGTATGTACGTACACCAATCAATTAAGAAATTTATTACTTCTAAGTTATTAGGATTTATTTTCAGAATTTCTAAAGCAGCAACATAACGAACATCCCTATCTTGATGATTTTGGAATAAATTACCTAAAACATTAAATATTTCTTGAGAAGAATTAGTTTCAGCTTGCCTTAAAATAATTTGTGTACAAACATAATTATTACAGTTATTTTCAATTAGCTTGATTAGATTTTCAAATACGCTTTCATTTCGATCTGAAATTTTCCAAAATTCAGTAATAATTTTAGATATATCGTTTCTTTCAGAGCTATTTTTAGGACGAACATTTTTTAAGTGTTCAAATAAGTAATTAATTGCTTGATAATGTTTTAAATCAATTTTGATTAATTCTAAGGAAATTTCAATTTTAATTGCTTCATTTTGAAATCTATCCAAAGACTGGTCTAAAATATCAAAAGCTTTCTGATTTTTGGGTTCGAGTTTTAGTAGAGCTTTAGCTGTTTTATAACATAACAATCGATCGTTAGAATGATCGATTACTTCTGAAAGAAATCGAAGAGCTTCTTTATTTTGCGGAGAAACTGAATTTAACCATTTTAAGATTTTTAGATACAAGTCATATTCAAAGTTATTCTCTGCTTCAGACTTTAAAATATCGATCAGAAGTTCAACTACCTCTCCATCGCCTACTACAATATCAACTAAAGTATCTCCTGCTACTTCAAATACCTTAGCGGCTAATTCTAATTTTTTAGTTAATCCAATTTTCTCTTTAAGAATTCTTTCTTCTATTATTGTCGAATTTTCTAATGAGCTTAACTTATTGTGATATTCTCTGATTTTAATATTTGCTTTATATCCAGTATTGAGAAAATTTAAAATTGCTTTAATAATACCTGAATTGCTGACCTCAATCCTACTAAATGGTAGCCACTCCGTTATCTCTAAAAACTCGTTATTAATACTACATTCACCTTGTTCATCCCAAACAATAATATTATCAATCCAATGAATTATTTTTTCAATAACATAAGAATGTTGTGGCTCAAATTCATTTAAGCACCAAAAAAGACTGGAAAATATGTGTTCATGTTCTTGATATTGATAAAAATCGTCTACATCACCTAAAGAGAATATTTTATTTAATAAAGCTGTTGCTACATCCGAATAATTTGCTTCTTTTAGTGCTTTTTTAGCTGTTATTCTAATATAGTAGAAAAAGGTTTTCCATTTTCTAGTTTTAAAATTAAAATGACCGAAACTTAATTCAACAATTTTTTCAATAATTTGTTTTTTTAAACTACAATCTAGAAACTCAGCAGTAGCAGCACCAGCGAGAAAATACGCTGTAGCAAAAAAGTAAGCTTGATTGCCATATAATTCTGTGCATTCATCACCAAACTTTACCAAAGCTTTGATTAAGTTTTCTTTTTGCTCTACAGAAACATTCTCTCGTCCTAACCAAAGCAATGTTATTTCTTTCCAATGCGGTTCAAAAATGCGGTAAGTGCCTTTAGTGGGATTGGTAGGTACGTGGTTTAAGAAAAAATGCCAGTTATCGATCGCACAGGCAGCAAAATATTCTTCAAAAGTAGGATGATAAAAAGCATAGACTTTTTCAGTAGGATTTTCTGCTGCTACACCCACCTGATTGAGCCAGCCCAAATTTTGCGCTACCTCAAACAAAGATTCTTCTAAATACTGACCAATAAAAGTTTCTTTTAACCTAAACCGCGATTCGTTTCTATCTATTGCCTGTAGTGCTAGCTTTCCTAAAGCAATATTTAGTTCGGTTTGGGTAAATCTTTTTCTGACTTTCCTCTGATTCCAATCATAAAAAGAGCTAACAAACCCCTGGTATAATTCTGCCTTAGTTGTAGGAAGCCGCTCTTGGCTCAAACTATTCTGTTTATGCCAGGAATAACATAGCAACATCAGACGTAGAGGATTTTTGATTAAATCGTTAATTCGTTCATTTCCTGGTTGTTTGAGAAGCGATCGCAAGTTTTCTCCCTTTTGAGGCTCGTTCTTTTCGAACCATTTACTGATAAACTCGTCAAGGGGAAGAGCCGAGATACGTGCAAAATAGTGCAAGATAGGCTTTAAATCCTTACTCTGCCTGAGTTATAGCTAATAATACAAATCAACTATCGAATCTAAAATATGATAACTAATCAGTCCAAAAACTCTCGAATCTAGAAGGATTTAGCTGGGTGTAGCGAACGGTATGCTGAATATTTCGATGTCCCAAATAATCCTGAATCGCTCTGGTATCCTGTCCATTAGTTGCCAGATAATAACCACAGGCATGGCGTAACTGATGGGGATGAACTCTACCTTCGATTCCTGCCAATTTTCCTGCCCTGGCAACAATATGACGAACCGAACGAGTAGACAGAGGTGCTTTTCTTTCGGAAACAAAGACATACTGTGTATCGGGATAATCTTTCTTCAATTGTCTCAAAGCTCTTAACTCAGGAGAACGAAGGGGATGTACGCTATGATGACCGTGTTTAACTCTTTGAACCTCTAGATAACCAGAAGTTAGATCTAGTCTCGACCATTTAAGAGCGACTAATTCTGCCGTCCGCAGACCGTGACGAAACATCAACAGAATCATTGCAGCATCTCTGACTCTATTCCTGCCGACACTTTTGGCAGCTTTCATCAAAGCCTGAACCTCTGATGGTCGCAAATATTCCCTTTCTCCTTTCGAGGATTGTTTGACAGGAGGGAAATTTTTAAACTTTGCCGAAAAAGAACCTGGAGCAGTTACTTGTAGCATAGGTTGATACCTCATGCTGCGGTCTATGTCTTAATGATACTTTGCCGAGAATGATGTCTTTTAAGCAAAGTAATGTTTCGTAGCACGAATAAAGATCAAAGCAATGCTGTAATCTCAATAAGAATTGTTAGTCGAGTTTATCTGCGGAGGCGATCGATATTACCGTAATTAGTCGAACTGCTTATCCTCAGTTCAAACGTTATCCATCTAACAAAGAACTACACGAACTTTATACCCCAACGGTCGAAGAAATAAAATTTGTTACCAGTCGTACCAGAAGCAAAACAGGACTGTTGGGCTTAATGGTAATGCTTAAATCCTTCCAAAGATTGGGCTATTTCACTCATCCAGAATTAGTCCCTCAGCCAATTATTATTCACTTACGCACTTGTCTAGAATTAGATGATCGAGTCTCTCCTGTTCCTTCCTTACGGTCGATTCGCTACTATCAAGAAGCTATCAGAGAATATTTGAACATCAGTCCCTATGATAATCGAGGTCAAGAATTAGCAGCGATCGCTATTAGAGATGCAGCCTTTGTCAGAGATCATCCCGCAGATTTAATTAACGTAGCCATTGAAGAGTTAGTAAGACAACGCTACGAATTACCAGCCTTTAGCACTTTAGATCGTTTAGCCTGTCATATTCGCTCGATTGTAAATACCCGTTTATTCAAGCGAGTAGCCCGCAAACTATCCCCCACTGATAGGCAGAACATAGATGGCTTGCTAGTTCCCGATACTGTTGAGAATACTAATGCCAATCTCAACCTCCTCAAATCCCCTCCCAAAAGTCATAAACTCAAGTACATCAAAGAACTACAGGATAAGTTCGATACCATGATGCTGGTGGGAGATGCCCAAAAATTACTCTCATTTATCCCTGCGACCAAAGTTAAATCCTTTGCTGCACTAGCCAGAACTCTAGATATTTCTGAATTTAACGATTTTAGGCTGCCCAAACGCCGAACTTTACTGTTGTGCTTGCTCTACCAAGCTCAAGTGAAAACTCGCGACCACATGGTAGAGATGTTTCTCAAACGGATTAAAAAAATCCACAACAATGCCAAAACCAAGTTGGAGTATTTAAGAGAGAAATATCTCAATCAAACCCAGACTATGTTGGAAATGTTTGGCGAGATTCTGGTTTTCTCCGAGAAATCCCCAAGCTATACTCAATTGGGAAAGCAGGTACAGGGCTTGTTAGACAATAATGGCGGAACTCCTTTACTACTAGAACAATACTCGGAAATTGCCTCTGTTAATACCAAAGACCATTTTCCCTTACTCTGGTCGTTTTATTCCCCCTATCGTAAGGCATTATTTGACTTGGTAAGATCCTTAGAAATTTGCTCTACTTCCAACGAACAGTCAGTCATCGAAGCAGTACGGTTTGTTCTAGACAACCAGCACAAAAGAAGTAAACTTCTCAAAGCCAATTTAGACTTAAGTTTTATCGGCGAACAATGGCTAAAGCTCGTAGTTGTAGAAGTTAATGGCGAAGAATTGTTGGTGCGCCGTCAGTTAGAGATTTGTATTTTTTCCTATTTAGCTCAAGAACTCAAGACGGGA from Myxosarcina sp. GI1 includes:
- a CDS encoding tyrosine-type recombinase/integrase, with amino-acid sequence MLQVTAPGSFSAKFKNFPPVKQSSKGEREYLRPSEVQALMKAAKSVGRNRVRDAAMILLMFRHGLRTAELVALKWSRLDLTSGYLEVQRVKHGHHSVHPLRSPELRALRQLKKDYPDTQYVFVSERKAPLSTRSVRHIVARAGKLAGIEGRVHPHQLRHACGYYLATNGQDTRAIQDYLGHRNIQHTVRYTQLNPSRFESFWTD